The Mesorhizobium loti DNA segment CCGCCGATTCGGTCATCGAGCGTCCGTCCGGCAAGGTCAGCACCGGCACTTGGTTCAGCGGGCTGATGTCGAGGAAGGCGGGATCGGGCCGGTCGGACTTCGGCACGTCGATCTGCTCGAACGGCGCATTGGCCAAGGCGAGCGCGGCCTCGACGACGAAGCCGCCACTGCCCGGGCGGGTATAGAGCTTGTACATGAAATCCTCCCCGGCCCGCGCAAAGCAGGCCGGTGGCGATATGAACCGGAAGCAGGGTTCTGCTCAAGCCGGATTGCGGGCGCCACGGAAGGATTTTTCTGCGGGCCAGCCGATCCGCAGAAAAGGCGGTGGCCTACGCCCCCAATCCCTCAAACAAAATCGTCGACAGATAGCGTTCGGCGAAGTCCGGGATGACCACGACCAGGGTCTTGCCCTTGTTTTCCGGCCGCGAGCCGACGACGATTGCCGCCTGCAGGGCAGCACCGGACGAAATGCCGACCGGCACGCCTTCGAGGCGGGCGACGAGGCGCGCATTGGCGACCGAATCCTCATTGGAAACCTTGACGATCTCGTCATAGATCGTGGTGTCGAGGATCTTTGGCGCGAAGCCGGCGCCGATGCCCTGGATCTTGTGCGGGCCGGGCTGACCGCCCGACAGAACCGGTGAAGCTTCCGGTTCGACGGCAACGACATGCAGCGAGGGCTTGAGCTTCTTCAGCACCTGGCCGACGCCGGTGATGGTGCCGCCGGTGCCGATGCCGGCAACGAAGATATCGACCTCGCCCTGCGTGTCGTTCCAGATCTCCTGCGCTGTCGTCTTGCGGTGGATTTCGGGGTTGGCCGGGTTTTCGAACTGCTGCGGGATGACGGCGTTGGGGATCGTCGCGGCCAGTTCGTCGGCCTTGGCGATGGCGCCCTTCATGCCTTTCGGGCCTTCGGTCAGCACCAGTTCGGCGCCGAGCAGCGCCAGCATCTTGCGGCGCTCGACCGACATCGTCTCGGGCATCGTCAGGATCAGCTTGTAGCCCTTGGCGGCCGCAGCGAAGGCAAGTGCGATGCCGGTGTTGCCCGAGGTCGGTTCGATCAGCGTTGTCTTGCCGGGCGAAATCTTGCCGGCGGCTTCCAGCGCCTCGATCATCGCCACGCCGATGCGGTCCTTGACCGAGGCGATCGGGTTGAAGAATTCGAGCTTGGCGACCAGATTGGCGACGATGCCCTTCTCCTTGGCGAACTTGTCGAGTCGGACCAGGGGCGTGTCGCCGATCGTGTCGGTGATGGAACTGTAGATGCGGCCGCGGCCGGGGACGCGGGCGGAGGTGACGGGCTTGTTCATTGGTTTCGCTCCCAGGATTTCAGGCAAGTGGCATTGCAGCCGGCAAGATAGGGCTTTCAGCCGCGCAACATAAGCTGTCGGCCCGAAATATCCGAGTGGGGCCTGTGTCTAAAACGCCCTTGTCCCGGAAAAGCATTTCGCGGGGAAGCCTGCTCCCGGAATGTTTTGGCTGAAAGGGTGCTACTGACGGGCCGCGATCGCTGCCGCGGCGCCGACCATGAAGCCGGCGGCGGTGCGATTGAGCAGCTTCAGCGCGCGTGGCGATTTCAGGAACCAGCGCGCCTTGGCGGCCAGTGCCAGGTAAGGCACCAGCACGACGAACAGCACGACCACCGTCAGCGCGGCGAGAATGCCGTAGTCGGCCAGCGTGATCGTCTTCAGGTCGACGATGGTCGGCGTGATGGCAAGGTAGAAGATCATCGTCTTCGGATTGCCGAGCGTGACGGTCAGGCCGGCGACAAAGCTCGAAACCAGTCCGCCCTTGCCCTTTTTCGCTTCGACTGTTTCGGGCGTGATGCCCGCGGTCCAGAAGCGCCAGCCGAGGAAGGCGAGATAGGCGACACCAAGCCATTTGATGGCGAGGAAAACCATGCCGAAGGTCTGCGCGACAAAGGCGAGGCCAAGCACCACGGCGGTCAGATAGGTCAGATCGCCCAGCATCAGGCCGAACGACATCGCCAGCGACGAGCGAAAGCCGGCGCCGAGCGCCCGCGCGACAAGCGCCGTGACGCCGGGGCCGGGAATGGCGGCGGCGATGCCGAGAGCAGCACTGTAGGCGAGGAAGCCGGTGAGGGTCATGGATAGGGTCCCAGATCAGGAGGGCCTTATCGCATGGAACGGACGAGGATTGAATTTCCTCGGGGCGGAATCCATTGCACCAGACAGCGCTGTCCTTGCCTTATGAAGTCCCCTCTGCGCCGCCCAAACAGCTCTCCTCAGGACCGGCCGCCGTCGTAGGTCACGCGCCAGATGGTGCCATTGCCATCCTCGGTCATGATCAGCGCGCCGTCGGCGGCCACCGCCACGCCCACCGGCCGGCCCCACACCTCGCCATTCGAGACGACGAAGCCGGTCATGAAATCCTCATACTCGCCGGTCGGCTTGCCGTCTTTGAACAGCAGGCGGACGACCTTGTAACCGGTCCTGTTGCCGCGGTTCCACGAACCGTGCAGGGCGACGAAGGCATCGCCCTGGTATTCGGCCGGGAAATCCTTGCCGGTGTAGAAGGCGATGTTAAGCGGCGCCGAATGCGCCTGCATCAGCACGTCGGGAATGGTCGCTTTTCCGGCGAGGTCGGGGCGCGCGCCCTTGTGGCGCGGATCCTCATGGTTGCCGATATAGTACCAGGGCCAGCCGTAGAAGGCGCCGTCCTTGACCGAGGTGGCGTATTCGAACGGCACATTGTCGCCGAGCGCGTCGCGCTCGTTGACGACGCACCATAGCGCGCCGGTCGCCGGCTGGACGGTCATGCCCGAACAGTTGCGCAGGCCGGTGGCGACGATGCGGCCGTTCTTGCCATCCGGATCGAAGGCCCGCACGTCGGCGCGCCCCTCTTCGGAGCCCCAGGTCGCGCCGAGCGGCTTCGATGTCACCCACGCGTCGAGGCCGCCATCCGGCGCCTCGCCCATATCCTCGGCGACGTTCGAGCCCGAGCCGACCGACAGATAGAGCGTCTTGCCGTCAGGCGAAAAGGCGATGTCGCGTGTCCAGTGATGGTTCGAGGGGATGTTGTCGACGATGGTTTCCGGTTCGCCAGCGGCCTTCAGGTCACCCTTACGGTAGGCAAAGCGCACGATGCTGTCGCTGTTGGCGACATAGACCCATTGCGGGTCGTCGCCCGGCGGATAGAAGGCAATGCCATAGGGCTGGTTGAGATTGCCGGCGAAAATGCCGTCCTCGGCGGGCTTGGCGCTGTCCTTGGCCAGGCGATAGACGCGGACCTGGTTGGCATCGCTGTCGGCGACGAACAGGTCGCCATTGGCCGCGACGCGCACCACGCGAGGATTGTCGATGCCTGACGCGATCAGTTCGGCCGAAAAGCCCGGCGGCAATTGCGGTTTCGCGTCCGCCGGCATGTCGGCGATGCCGGCGCTGTTGGAGGCCGATTTGGTGACGAAGGGTTTCGGCAGGTCTTCCGGCTTGATCAGGCGCCGTACGCCCGGTCTGTCGGCACGCCAGTCGCCGAAGGCGGCCGCACCCTTGAGCACCGGCTGGTCCGCCTGGTGGGCGAATGCCGCGCTTGTCATAAGAAAGAGTGCTGGAAGCACCCAGTCCGGCCAATCGGATCATCTTGTCCTCCATCTGGTCGCGAAGGAAACGGCCGATTTGTCTCCGGGGTTCCGCCTCACATGACGAGTTGAGGGAAGCGGTTTCCCTGCTTATGTCCCGGCAGCTAGAAAATCGTCGTCGAGCCGTTTTTCCAGCGCGACGAGATCGGCCGGCAGCGGCAGGCCCATGGCGCGCATTTCCTGCAGCTTTTCGCGCAATTGTTCCTGGATTTCGTGCTGGTCTTCCGGCTGGTTGACCATCTCCTCGAGCAGCAGGCTGATCCGGGCCTTGAGTTCTTCGAGCGCCATTGTTTTTCTCCTTGCTGCCCGTGTCTTGCCGTCCGGGGCGCTACCTTAACATGCGCGATATCAGTTGCGCCGTATAATCGACCATCGGCACGATGCGGGCGTAGTTGAGCCGGGTCGGGCCGATGACGCCGAGCGCGCCGACGACGCGGGCATCCTTGTCGCGATAGGGCGCGACCACCAGCGACGAGCCCGACAGCGAGAACAGCTTGTTTTCCGAACCGATGAAGATGCGCACGCCCGATCCTTGCTCGGCGAGATCGAGCAGTTGGATCAGCCCGTCCTGCGTCTCCATGTCCTCGAACAGATGCCGCAGCAATTCGATGTCGGCCTGGGCGGTGACGTTTTCGAGCAGATTGGCGCGACCGCGCACGATGAGCCGCGCCGGCAGGCCGCTTTCGGCGCCCGCCCACACTGCCAGCCCCTTCTCGACGAGGTCCTGCGACAGCGTATCGAGGGCTGCTCGCGTCTCTTCCTTGATGCGGGCGATCTCGGTGCGCGCCTCCGCCAGCGTACGGCCACGGATATGCGCGTTGAGGAAATTCGAGGCCTCGTGAAGTTGCGAGACGGTGATGCCTGCCGGCAACTCGACGACGCGGTTCTCGACGTCGCCATTCTGCGACACCAGCACGGCAAGCGCCTTGGTCGGCTCCAGCTGGATGAACTCGATATGCTTCAGCGCCACCTCGTTCTTGGCGGCCAGCACCAGGCCGGCGCCGCGCGACATGCCCGACAGCATCTGGCTGGCCTCGGTCAGCATGTGCTCCAGCGTCGCGCCCGAGCCGGAGGCCCGCACCTGCGCCTCGATGGTGCGGCGCTCCTCGTCGGAGAGGTCGCCAAGTTCCATGAAGGCATCGACGAAGAAGCGCAGGCCCGCCTGCGTCGGCAGCCGGCCGGCCGAGATATGCGGCGCATAGATCAGCCCGAGATGCTCGAGGTCGCTCATCACATTGCGGATGGTGGCCGGCGACAGCGAGGACGGCAGGATGCGCGACAGGCTGCGTGAGCCCACGGGCTCGCCATCCCTGAGATAGGAATCGACGATGCGCCGGAAGATGTCGCGTGAGCGCATGTCGAGTGATTGAAGTGCAAGCGACTGCGAAGCTGGATCGATTGCCTTGGTCATTCGGCCAAAAACCTCCTGCTTCAGGATATAGACTTCGGCACGGTGGGCGCAACCCGGTCTCTTATCGGATCGTGCGGTCCGTTTTCCTTTGCGCGCTGCTCCCCATGCGTCTAAAAGCCGGCCACGATTCCAAAAAATGACAAGAAAGAAGCCTGAATGCGCCCCTCCAAACGCCAATTCGACGAAATGCGCGCCATCTCCTTCGAGCGCGGCGTCTCCAAGCACGCCGAAGGCTCGTGCCTGGTGAAGTTCGGCGACACCCATGTCCTTTGCACCGCGAGCCTCGAGGAGAAGGTGCCCGGCTGGATGCGCAATTCCGGCAAGGGCTGGGTGACGGCCGAATATGGCATGCTGCCGCGCTCGACCGGCGAGCGCATGCGCCGCGAGGCCTCGGCCGGCAAGCAGGGCGGCCGCACGCTCGAAATCCAGCGCCTGATCGGCCGCTCGCTGCGCGCCGTGGTCGATCTGCAGGCGCTGGGCGAACAGCAGATCACCGTCGACTGCGACGTCATCCAAGCCGATGGCGGCACCCGCACCGCCTCGATCACCGGCGGCTGGGTAGCGCTGTATGACTGCCTGCGCTGGATGGAAGCGCGGCAGATGACCAGTGTCGCCAAGGTGCTGAAGGACCATGTCGCGGCGATTTCCTGCGGCATCCATGACGGCCAGCCGGTCATCGATCTCGACTATCTCGAGGATTCCGCGGCCGGCACCGACGCCAATTTCGTCATGACCGGCAAGGGCGGCATCGTCGAGATCCAGGGCACCGCCGAGGGCGAGCCTTTTTCGGAAGGACAGTTCGCGGAATTGATGGGCCTGGCCAAGAAAGGCATCCAGCGCCTGGTCAGCCTGCAGCAGATGGCGGTGGCTTAGGCCATTGGTTTTCTGGTGAAACCCTCCGCCATCCTGGAATCAGCCCTGTACGTCACCGATCTGGCGGCTGCGGAAGAATTCTATGTCGGCGTGCTCGGCCTCACCCTCTTCGGCAAGGTCGATGGCCGCCACCTCTTCTTCCGCTGTGGCCCAGGCGTGCTGCTCATCTTCAACGCCGAAGCGACCAAAGTGCCTCCGGCGCCCGACGCACGGCTGAAAGTGCCGCCGCATGGCACGGTCGGCGAAGGTCATCTCTGCTTTGCGGCGACCGCCGAGGAGCTCGCCGGCTGGAAAGCGCATCTCGAGGCGAAAAACATCGCCATCGAAAGCGAATTCGAATGGCCGCAAGGTGGCCGTTCGATCTATATACGCGACCCCTCGGGCAATTCGATCGAGTTCGCCGAGCCGAGAATCTGGGGCCTTTGATGCATAGTCTTGATGGCAAGAAGATCGTCGTCGCCAGCCATAATGCCGGCAAGCTGCGCGAATTCGCCGACCTGATGGGGCCTTTCGGCTTCGAGGCGAAATCGGCCAAGGACTATGGCCTGCCTGAACCGGACGAAACCGGCACCACTTTCGAGGAAAACGCCTACATCAAGGCGCTGGCCGCGGCGAAGGCCACCGGCCTGCCGGCGCTGTCGGACGACTCCGGCCTGTGCGTCGACGCGCTCGACGGCGCGCCTGGCGTGTACACCGCCAACTGGGCAGAAACCCCCGACGGCAGCAGAGATTTCGTCATGGCCATGCAGCGCACCGAAGTGGCGCTGCAGGAAGTCGGCGCCGCCTCGGCTGAACAGCGCAAGGGCCGCTTCGTTGCCGTCATTTGCCTGGCCTTTCCCGACGGCGAGGCCGAATATTATCGCGGCGAGGCCGAGGGCACGCTGGTCTGGCCGCCGCGCGGCGCGCTTGGCTTCGGCTATGACCCGGTGTTCTTGCCCAATGGTTTCGAAAAAACCTTCGGCGAGATGAGCGCCGAGGAAAAGCACGGCTGGAAACCCGGCCAGGCCACGGCGCTGTCACATCGCGCCCGCGCCTTCCAGAAGTTTGCTGAAGCACGCCTGAATCTGGCGAGATCGGGTTCGGCATGATTGGATCCGGCATGAGCATGCTGCTCGACCGGACGCCCGGCTTCGGCGTCTACATCCATTGGCCGTTCTGCGCGGCCAAGTGCCCCTATTGCGACTTCAACAGCCATGTCCGCCATCAGCCGGTCGACCAGGAGCGCTTTGCTGCCGCTTTCGAGGCGGAACTGGCGACGATGCGTGAGCGCACCGGCCCGCGCGAGGTGACCAGCGTCTTCCTCGGCGGCGGCACGCCCTCGCTGATGAAGCCGGAAACCGTGGCCAGGGTCCTGGATGCCGTGGCGAAGAACTGGACGGTGCCTGACGGCATCGAGGTGACGCTGGAGGCCAATCCGTCCTCGGTCGAAGCCGAACGGTTTCGCGGCTATCGCGCGGCAGGCGTCAACCGCGTCTCGCTCGGCGTGCAGGCGCTGAACGACAAGGATTTGCGCTTCCTCGGCCGCCTGCACAATGTCGAGGAGGCGCTGCACGCCATCGGCCTCGCGCGCGAAATCTTTCCGCGCCTGTCCTTCGATCTGATCTACGCCCGGCCCGGCCAGACGCCGGAGGCCTGGGCATCCGAGCTCGAACAGGCGATCGGCCATGCCGCCGATCATCTGTCGCTCTACCAGCTGACCATCGAGGAAGGCACGCCCTTCCACGCGCTGCATGCGGCGAAGAAATTCATCATTCCCGACAACGATCACGCCGCCGACCTCTATGCGTTGACGCAGGAGATCACCTCGGCGCATGGCCTGCCGGCCTATGAGATTTCCAACCACGCAAGGCCGGGCGCCGAGAGCCGGCACAATCTGACCTATTGGCGCTATGGCGAATATGTCGGCGTCGGCCCCGGCGCGCATGGCCGCTTCGTCGAGCATGGCCATCGCACGGTGACGATCGCCGAGCGGATGCCGGAGACCTGGGCCAATCTGGTCGAGGCCAAGGGCCATGGCGTCACCGGCGGCGAGGTCCTGACGCGCTCGGAAGAGGCCGACGAATTCCTGCTGATGGGGCTGCGGCTTGCAGAAGGCATCGACCTTGCGCGCTACGAGGCGTTTTCCGGTCGCGGCTTGTCGAGCGCACGGCTGTCGGTGCTGCAGGGCGAGGGGCTGGTGGCGCCGATCGGCAATGCGCGGCTCCGCGCCACGCCTGCCGGCATGATCGTGCTCGACGCCGTGGTGGCGGATCTGGCACGCTAGGCCAGCAGCCGTCTGGCCGGACCGTGGTCGACGATTTATCGACTCGAACAAGGGTGCTAGAAATTCGGCTTGCTCAGCCGAAGGCGCGTCGCGCGCCGCATCCAAGATGGGTCCTGCGATGAAGTTCCTGATCCATGAGACGCTGCGGACATTGAACACCGATGATGTGTTCGAGTTTGGACTGGGTGAGATCTCCAAACCTTCGGAGGATGAAGATTTCTACGAGGCAGAGGTGATTTTTATCAAGAATGGAAAGGTCCTGACCAAGCGAAAGACGGGCAATCTGAGCGAATTAAGCGTCGTAACCAGCTTTATCACCTTCATAGGAATCAGGCTTAGAGCGGTCGCCAAGGACGATTCGATAGAATTCGACCTGAATGGACTTACCATGGATCAGTACATCCCCTTGACCAAAAAGATACGAGAGATATGGGATGAGTAATTGCGTGCGGTCGAGGGTTTCTGGTCGTAGAAATAACCGAATTGAAGATTGAAGCTTTTGAAAAACGTCCTCTTTGTCTGCAGCCAAAACCGCTTGCGCAGCCCGACCGCCGAGCAGGTGTTTTCAACGCGCCGGGATATCGAGGTCGCTTCGGCGGGCACAAACCATGACGCCGACACGCCGCTGACGCATGAGCTGGTCGCCTGGGCCGACGTCATCTTCGTCATGGAAAAGATGCACCGCACCAAACTGCAGAAGAAATTCAAGGCGAGCCTGAAGAAGGCCCGGGTCATCTGCCTCGATATACCCGATAACTATGAATTCATGGATCTGGAGCTGATCGACCTTCTGAAGGCGCGCGTTTCACGCTATCTGGGGTGAGGCGCAGGGGACGTTTGCAGCCACACCTTCGTCATCCTCGGGCTTGACCCGAGGATCCATGCCGCGACGCTCGCCGAGGAATGCGGCGGACCAGAATTTCTGAACCGTAGCGACGCTTGATGTCACGGCATGGATCCCGGGGTCTGCGCCGCGTCGCTTCGCTCCTTGCTTCGCCCCAGGATGACGAAGTGAGAGCGGTTGCCGCCAGCTGCAGTGATCAGGCGTCGTGCTTGAAACGGCGCTTGCCGCGATCCTTCTCGGCATGCGCCTCTCCGTTCCGGGCCGGTTTGGCGTCGGCCTTTTCGCGGCGAACGCTGTGCTGGTCGTTCATTGGATGCGGCGGCACGCCTTCCCTAGCGGTTTTCGTTTCAAGACGGGTGATGAAGATATCGAAGCGATTGGGCATCGTACGGTCAGTGCTCCGTCGTGCTTTGTGGTTTGTTGTCGGAAAGCCTGACATTCGTCGGCAAGGCGGTTGTCGCCCGCTCGGTCAGGCTGGTGTCGGCCTTGGCGGTCAAGCGCTTGTCCCTGGGGGCGGCAACGCGCTTGCGGCCGGCATAGTAGGGCTCGAAAGCGTCCTGTATCTTCAGGCTGTCCATCCTGTCCTCCTCCGGAATCAGGGGCTAAATCTGCCAATGCCGGTTTGGTTCCCTACTGTGGCAAAGGAATGGCGATCACCTTACATCGGCGTGAGCTTTTGCAAGGCCGCGCCAGCCATGCCAAACAAGACTGAACGGAGACTTGATCAGTGACGGACGAGACGGGCAAGCGCAGCTACGTGGTCGGACAGACCGAAATCCCCGCCCGTCCGCTCGAGCCGGCGCTCTATCTGGTGGCCACGCCGATCGGCAATCTCGCTGACATCACTTTGCGCGCCCTGGAGACATTGGCCGCCGCCGACATCGTCGCCTGCGAGGACACCAGGGTGTCGCGCGTGCTGCTCGACCGTTACGGCATTCGCCGCCGCACCACCGCCTATCACGAGCACAATGCCGGCGAGGCCGGGCCGAAACTGATCGCAGCGCTTCAAGGCGGACAGAGCGTGGCGCTGATTTCCGATGCCGGCACGCCGCTGGTCTCCGATCCCGGTTATCGGCTGGT contains these protein-coding regions:
- a CDS encoding ribonuclease PH, with the protein product MRPSKRQFDEMRAISFERGVSKHAEGSCLVKFGDTHVLCTASLEEKVPGWMRNSGKGWVTAEYGMLPRSTGERMRREASAGKQGGRTLEIQRLIGRSLRAVVDLQALGEQQITVDCDVIQADGGTRTASITGGWVALYDCLRWMEARQMTSVAKVLKDHVAAISCGIHDGQPVIDLDYLEDSAAGTDANFVMTGKGGIVEIQGTAEGEPFSEGQFAELMGLAKKGIQRLVSLQQMAVA
- a CDS encoding predicted protein; this translates as MALEELKARISLLLEEMVNQPEDQHEIQEQLREKLQEMRAMGLPLPADLVALEKRLDDDFLAAGT
- a CDS encoding heat-inducible transcription repressor, producing MTKAIDPASQSLALQSLDMRSRDIFRRIVDSYLRDGEPVGSRSLSRILPSSLSPATIRNVMSDLEHLGLIYAPHISAGRLPTQAGLRFFVDAFMELGDLSDEERRTIEAQVRASGSGATLEHMLTEASQMLSGMSRGAGLVLAAKNEVALKHIEFIQLEPTKALAVLVSQNGDVENRVVELPAGITVSQLHEASNFLNAHIRGRTLAEARTEIARIKEETRAALDTLSQDLVEKGLAVWAGAESGLPARLIVRGRANLLENVTAQADIELLRHLFEDMETQDGLIQLLDLAEQGSGVRIFIGSENKLFSLSGSSLVVAPYRDKDARVVGALGVIGPTRLNYARIVPMVDYTAQLISRMLR
- a CDS encoding L-sorbosone dehydrogenase, producing MLKGAAAFGDWRADRPGVRRLIKPEDLPKPFVTKSASNSAGIADMPADAKPQLPPGFSAELIASGIDNPRVVRVAANGDLFVADSDANQVRVYRLAKDSAKPAEDGIFAGNLNQPYGIAFYPPGDDPQWVYVANSDSIVRFAYRKGDLKAAGEPETIVDNIPSNHHWTRDIAFSPDGKTLYLSVGSGSNVAEDMGEAPDGGLDAWVTSKPLGATWGSEEGRADVRAFDPDGKNGRIVATGLRNCSGMTVQPATGALWCVVNERDALGDNVPFEYATSVKDGAFYGWPWYYIGNHEDPRHKGARPDLAGKATIPDVLMQAHSAPLNIAFYTGKDFPAEYQGDAFVALHGSWNRGNRTGYKVVRLLFKDGKPTGEYEDFMTGFVVSNGEVWGRPVGVAVAADGALIMTEDGNGTIWRVTYDGGRS
- a CDS encoding lactoylglutathione lyase translates to MKPSAILESALYVTDLAAAEEFYVGVLGLTLFGKVDGRHLFFRCGPGVLLIFNAEATKVPPAPDARLKVPPHGTVGEGHLCFAATAEELAGWKAHLEAKNIAIESEFEWPQGGRSIYIRDPSGNSIEFAEPRIWGL
- a CDS encoding coproporphyrinogen III oxidase, which encodes MIGSGMSMLLDRTPGFGVYIHWPFCAAKCPYCDFNSHVRHQPVDQERFAAAFEAELATMRERTGPREVTSVFLGGGTPSLMKPETVARVLDAVAKNWTVPDGIEVTLEANPSSVEAERFRGYRAAGVNRVSLGVQALNDKDLRFLGRLHNVEEALHAIGLAREIFPRLSFDLIYARPGQTPEAWASELEQAIGHAADHLSLYQLTIEEGTPFHALHAAKKFIIPDNDHAADLYALTQEITSAHGLPAYEISNHARPGAESRHNLTYWRYGEYVGVGPGAHGRFVEHGHRTVTIAERMPETWANLVEAKGHGVTGGEVLTRSEEADEFLLMGLRLAEGIDLARYEAFSGRGLSSARLSVLQGEGLVAPIGNARLRATPAGMIVLDAVVADLAR
- a CDS encoding lysine exporter protein LysE/YggA, producing the protein MTLTGFLAYSAALGIAAAIPGPGVTALVARALGAGFRSSLAMSFGLMLGDLTYLTAVVLGLAFVAQTFGMVFLAIKWLGVAYLAFLGWRFWTAGITPETVEAKKGKGGLVSSFVAGLTVTLGNPKTMIFYLAITPTIVDLKTITLADYGILAALTVVVLFVVLVPYLALAAKARWFLKSPRALKLLNRTAAGFMVGAAAAIAARQ
- a CDS encoding deoxyribonucleotide triphosphate pyrophosphatase — protein: MHSLDGKKIVVASHNAGKLREFADLMGPFGFEAKSAKDYGLPEPDETGTTFEENAYIKALAAAKATGLPALSDDSGLCVDALDGAPGVYTANWAETPDGSRDFVMAMQRTEVALQEVGAASAEQRKGRFVAVICLAFPDGEAEYYRGEAEGTLVWPPRGALGFGYDPVFLPNGFEKTFGEMSAEEKHGWKPGQATALSHRARAFQKFAEARLNLARSGSA
- a CDS encoding protein-tyrosine phosphatase codes for the protein MKLLKNVLFVCSQNRLRSPTAEQVFSTRRDIEVASAGTNHDADTPLTHELVAWADVIFVMEKMHRTKLQKKFKASLKKARVICLDIPDNYEFMDLELIDLLKARVSRYLG
- a CDS encoding cysteine synthase; translation: MNKPVTSARVPGRGRIYSSITDTIGDTPLVRLDKFAKEKGIVANLVAKLEFFNPIASVKDRIGVAMIEALEAAGKISPGKTTLIEPTSGNTGIALAFAAAAKGYKLILTMPETMSVERRKMLALLGAELVLTEGPKGMKGAIAKADELAATIPNAVIPQQFENPANPEIHRKTTAQEIWNDTQGEVDIFVAGIGTGGTITGVGQVLKKLKPSLHVVAVEPEASPVLSGGQPGPHKIQGIGAGFAPKILDTTIYDEIVKVSNEDSVANARLVARLEGVPVGISSGAALQAAIVVGSRPENKGKTLVVVIPDFAERYLSTILFEGLGA